A stretch of Mycobacterium sp. ITM-2016-00316 DNA encodes these proteins:
- a CDS encoding fatty acid synthase subunit beta domain-containing protein codes for MTINEHDRVTAGSKNSLNEGSLTGAHALVDLLNAGEPYAVAFGGQGGAWLESLEELVSSAGIESELSELVGEAALLLEPVARELVVVRPIGFEPLQWVRALAAEEPLPDTKQLTTAAISGPGILLTQMAAIRALTRQGLDLMGTPPVAMAGHSQGILGVESLKAKGTRDAELLALLQLIGAAGSLISRRRGMVGRGDKTPMVSVTNVDPARIAELLEEFSTDVRTVLPPVLSIRNGRRSVVITGTPEQLGRFELYCSKITEKEEAERKNKLRGGAVFAPVFNPVQVEVGFHTPRLADGVALVDRWAAQCGIDAELAHRMVESIFVSPIDWVADVEALHTAGARWIIDLGPADTVTRLTAPVIRGLGMGIVAAATRAGQRSLFTVGAVPEVPAPWTSYAPSTVTLPDGSVKLSTKFTRLTGYSPILLAGMTPTTVDAKIVAAASNAGHWSELAGGGQVTEKIFDDRIAELTQLLEPGRAIQFNSLFLDPYLWKLQLGSKRIVQKARQSGAPIDGVVVTAGIPELDEAVDLIKELNGIGITHVVFKPGTIDQIKSVIKIAAEVPGKDVIVHIEGGRAGGHHSWEDLDDLLLATYADLRKLSNITICVGGGIGTPERAAEYLAGRWAHDYGFPLMPVDGILVGTAAMATLEATTSPAVKQLLVDTKGTDVWVGAGKAQGGMASGRSQLGADIHEIDNTASRCGRLLDEVAGDADAVAERRDEIIAAMADTAKPYFGDVADMTYLQWLDRYVELAIGEGDSTADTKAADSPWLDVTWRDRFEEMLKRAEARLHPSDSGPIDTLFADAEGEALLEHPAAAVDILLNRYPDAETIKLHPADVPFFVTLCKTPGKPVNFVPVIDKDVRRWWRSDSLWQAHDARYTADQVCIIPGTAAVAGITRVDEPVGELLDRFEQAAVDEVVASGAVAVPVVSRRQANTAVTGPIAVVLDSPDVLWAGRTAINPVHRIGAPSEWQVNENRAATHPSTGSRLELTDAGVTLSVPLSDIWIDIKLTLPAATVNGGMPVVTAEDAAAAMRAVLAIAAGVDGVDALPTVVDGTATVTVGWDPEEVADHTGVTATFGAPLAPGLTLVPDALVGRCWPAVFATIGSAATDAGFPVIEGLLSLVHLDHAAHLLAPMPTSESELTVTATASEAVDTEVGRVVPVSVLITDAEGTELARLEERFAIRGRTGAVELEDPVRAGGAMTDNATDTPRRRRRDVTLTAPTDMSAFAVVSGDHNPIHTDRAAALLAGLKGPIVHGMWLSAAAQHVVTATDGRATPPARLVGWTSRFLGMVLPGDEIEFRVDRVGIDRGAEIIEVTAKVGGDLVMAASAQLAAPKTVYAFPGQGIQHKGMGMEVRARSKAARKVWDIADKFTRDTLGFSVLHVVKDNPTSLIASGVHYHHPEGVLYLTQFTQVAMATVAAAQVAEMREQGAFVEGAIACGHSVGEYTALACVSGVYELPALLKVVFHRGSKMHDIVPRDEKGRSNYRLAAIRPSQIDLPDDDVTAFVEEISERTGEFLQIVNFNLRGSQYAIAGTVRGLEALEEEIERRREISGGKRSFILVPGIDVPFHSEVLRVGVADFRRSLERVMPTDADPDLLVGKYIPNLVPRPFTLDRDFIQEIRDLVPAEPLDEILADYDTWRNERPRELMRKIVIELLAWQFASPVRWIETQDLLFIEEAAGGLGVERFVEIGVKTAPTVAGLATNTLKLPEYSHNTTEVLNAERDAAVLFATDTDPEPDEEVAATEAAPTAAAPAAAPAPAAAPSGGPRPDDIGFDAADATLVLIALASKMRLDQIEPLDSIESITDGASSRRNQMLVDLGSELNLGAIDGAAEADLAGLKAQVTKLARTYKPFGPVLSDSINDQLRTVFGPSGKRPAYINERVSKTWELGPGWTKHVTAEVALGTREGSSVRGGNMGGLHDGALADAASVDKVIDAAVQAVGARKGIPVSLPSSGAAAGGVVDSAALGEFAEQVTGPNGVLANAARTILGQLGLDNQVSAEETVSDADLIDLVTTELGSDWPRLVSPVFDARKAVVFDDRWASAREDLARFWLLDESEIDADWQRLSQSFEGAGNIVGTQASWWQGRALAHGRNVHAALYGRAAAGAENPDKGGYANEVAVVTGASKGSIAASVAAQLLEGGATVIATTSRLDDDRLAFYRTLYRDHARFNATLWVVPANMASYSDIDALVEWVGNEQTENLGPKAIHLKDAQNPTLLFPFAAPRVGGDLSDAGARSEMEMKVLLWAVQRLIAGLSHLGAERDIASRLHVVLPGSPNRGMFGGDGAYGEAKAALDAVVTRWKAETSWSQRVSLAHALIGWTKGTGLMGHNDAIVGAVEEAGLTTYTTAEMASKLLALCDIESKVAAARAPIEVDMTGGLGEIEIDMAELAAKAREEMSAAADDDDDDDEAGKIRALPSPPRGYTAAPPPAWDDLDVDPADLVVIVGGAELGPYGSSRTRFEMEVSGELSAAGVLELAWTTGLVKWEDDPKPGWYDTETGDLVDESELVERYHDAVVAKVGIREFIDDGAITSDHTAPLLVSVFLDKDFSFVVSSEADARGFAQSDPEHTVIAPLPDSGDWQVTRKAGTEIRVPRKAKMSRTVGAQVPTGFDPTVYGVSQDMASSVDRLALWNLVTTVDAFLSAGFTPSELMRWVHPSLVACTQGTGIGGLTSMQRMFHGNLLGQSKPNDILQEVLPNVFAGHVVQSYIGSYGSMIHPVAACATAAVSVEEGVDKIQLGKAEFVVAGGYDDLTLEAVTGFGDMSATADTEVMRAKGISDAKFSRANDRRRLGFVESQGGGTILLTRGDLAVQMGLPVLAVVAYASSFGDGVHTSIPAPGIGALASGRGGTQSRLARSLAKLGVGADDIAVISKHDTSTLANDPNETELHERLAASLGRSKGAPLFVVSQKSLTGHAKGGAAAFQMMGLCQILRDGVIPPNRSLDCVDDELNHAKHFVWVREPLHLGEKFPLKAGLVTSLGFGHVSGLVALVHPQALLAALPADQRADYQARANARVLDGQRRLASAIAGGPALYEKPADRRFGNDTPEKRQEAAMLLDPDARLGADDHYSK; via the coding sequence GTGACGATCAACGAGCACGACAGGGTGACAGCCGGCAGCAAGAACAGCCTGAACGAGGGATCCTTGACCGGCGCACATGCGCTCGTCGATCTGCTGAATGCCGGTGAGCCGTATGCGGTCGCGTTCGGTGGTCAGGGTGGCGCCTGGTTGGAGAGCCTGGAGGAGCTGGTCAGCTCCGCGGGTATCGAGTCCGAGCTCAGCGAGCTGGTCGGCGAGGCGGCGCTGCTGCTGGAGCCGGTGGCCCGCGAACTCGTCGTGGTGCGCCCGATCGGCTTCGAACCGCTGCAGTGGGTGCGCGCGCTGGCCGCCGAGGAGCCGCTGCCCGACACCAAGCAGCTCACCACAGCCGCCATCTCCGGGCCCGGCATCCTGCTCACCCAGATGGCCGCCATCCGCGCGCTGACGCGCCAGGGCCTGGACCTGATGGGCACTCCGCCGGTGGCAATGGCCGGGCACTCCCAGGGCATCCTGGGTGTCGAATCGCTCAAGGCCAAGGGCACCCGTGACGCCGAACTGCTCGCGCTGCTCCAGCTGATCGGTGCCGCCGGTTCGCTGATCTCCCGCCGCCGCGGCATGGTCGGCCGCGGTGACAAGACCCCGATGGTCTCGGTCACCAATGTCGACCCCGCCCGCATCGCCGAGCTGCTCGAAGAGTTCTCCACCGACGTCCGCACCGTGCTGCCCCCGGTGCTGTCCATCCGCAACGGCCGTCGCTCCGTCGTCATCACCGGCACCCCCGAACAGCTCGGCCGCTTCGAGCTGTACTGCTCGAAGATCACCGAGAAGGAAGAAGCCGAGCGCAAGAACAAGCTGCGCGGTGGCGCGGTGTTCGCCCCGGTCTTCAACCCCGTGCAGGTGGAGGTCGGCTTCCACACGCCGCGGCTGGCCGACGGTGTCGCGCTGGTGGACCGCTGGGCGGCCCAGTGCGGTATCGACGCCGAGCTGGCCCACCGCATGGTCGAGTCCATCTTCGTCAGCCCCATCGACTGGGTCGCCGACGTCGAGGCCCTGCACACCGCCGGCGCGCGCTGGATCATCGACCTCGGCCCCGCCGACACCGTCACCCGCCTGACCGCCCCGGTGATCCGCGGCCTGGGCATGGGCATCGTGGCCGCCGCCACCCGCGCCGGTCAGCGCAGCCTGTTCACCGTCGGCGCCGTGCCCGAGGTGCCCGCACCGTGGACGAGCTACGCCCCCTCGACGGTCACCCTGCCCGACGGCTCGGTGAAGCTGTCCACCAAGTTCACCCGCCTCACCGGCTATTCGCCGATCCTGCTGGCCGGGATGACCCCGACCACCGTCGACGCCAAGATCGTCGCCGCAGCGTCCAACGCCGGGCACTGGTCTGAGCTCGCCGGTGGCGGCCAGGTCACCGAGAAGATCTTCGACGACCGTATCGCCGAATTGACCCAGCTGCTCGAGCCGGGCCGCGCCATCCAGTTCAACTCCCTGTTCCTCGACCCGTACCTGTGGAAGCTGCAGCTCGGCAGCAAGCGCATCGTGCAGAAGGCGCGCCAGTCCGGTGCGCCGATCGACGGTGTCGTCGTCACCGCCGGCATCCCTGAGCTCGACGAAGCCGTCGACCTCATCAAGGAACTCAACGGCATCGGCATCACCCACGTGGTGTTCAAACCGGGCACCATCGACCAGATCAAGTCGGTCATCAAGATCGCGGCCGAGGTGCCCGGCAAGGATGTCATCGTTCATATCGAGGGCGGCCGCGCCGGTGGTCACCACTCGTGGGAGGACCTCGACGATCTGCTGCTGGCCACCTACGCGGACCTGCGCAAGCTGTCCAACATCACCATCTGCGTCGGCGGCGGTATCGGTACCCCCGAGCGTGCGGCCGAATACCTGGCCGGTCGCTGGGCACACGACTACGGCTTCCCGCTGATGCCGGTCGACGGCATCCTGGTCGGCACCGCCGCGATGGCCACCCTGGAGGCCACCACCTCACCCGCGGTCAAACAGCTCTTGGTGGACACCAAGGGCACCGATGTGTGGGTCGGAGCCGGAAAAGCACAGGGCGGCATGGCATCCGGGCGCAGCCAGCTCGGCGCCGACATCCATGAGATCGACAACACCGCATCGCGCTGCGGCCGCCTGCTCGACGAGGTCGCCGGTGACGCCGACGCCGTTGCCGAGCGTCGCGACGAGATCATCGCCGCGATGGCCGACACCGCCAAGCCGTACTTCGGTGATGTCGCCGATATGACCTACCTGCAGTGGCTGGACCGCTACGTGGAACTGGCCATCGGCGAAGGTGATTCGACCGCCGACACCAAGGCCGCCGATTCGCCGTGGCTCGACGTCACCTGGCGGGACCGCTTCGAGGAGATGCTCAAGCGTGCCGAGGCCCGCCTGCATCCCAGCGACTCCGGCCCGATCGACACCCTGTTCGCGGACGCCGAAGGCGAAGCGCTGCTGGAGCATCCGGCCGCAGCCGTCGACATCCTGCTCAACCGGTACCCCGACGCCGAGACCATCAAGCTGCACCCGGCCGACGTGCCGTTCTTCGTGACCCTGTGCAAGACCCCGGGCAAGCCGGTCAACTTCGTGCCGGTCATCGACAAGGATGTGCGCCGCTGGTGGCGCAGCGATTCGCTGTGGCAGGCCCACGATGCCCGCTACACCGCCGACCAGGTCTGCATCATCCCCGGCACCGCCGCCGTCGCCGGTATCACCCGGGTCGACGAGCCCGTCGGTGAACTGCTGGACCGCTTCGAGCAGGCCGCCGTCGACGAGGTCGTGGCCAGCGGAGCCGTCGCCGTCCCGGTGGTGTCGCGCCGCCAGGCCAACACCGCCGTCACCGGACCCATTGCCGTGGTGCTGGATTCGCCCGATGTGCTGTGGGCCGGCCGTACCGCGATCAACCCGGTGCACCGCATCGGCGCCCCCAGCGAGTGGCAGGTCAACGAGAACCGCGCCGCGACACACCCGTCCACCGGCTCGCGACTGGAACTCACCGATGCGGGCGTCACGCTGAGCGTGCCGCTGTCCGATATCTGGATCGACATCAAGCTGACGTTGCCGGCCGCCACGGTCAACGGCGGCATGCCCGTCGTCACCGCCGAGGACGCCGCCGCGGCGATGCGTGCGGTGCTGGCCATCGCCGCCGGCGTCGACGGGGTGGATGCACTGCCCACCGTCGTCGACGGCACCGCGACGGTCACCGTCGGCTGGGACCCCGAGGAGGTCGCCGATCACACCGGCGTCACCGCCACCTTCGGCGCCCCGCTGGCCCCGGGCCTGACCCTGGTGCCCGACGCGCTGGTCGGCCGCTGCTGGCCCGCGGTGTTCGCCACCATCGGATCGGCCGCCACCGATGCCGGTTTCCCCGTCATCGAGGGCCTGCTCAGCCTGGTGCACCTCGACCATGCCGCGCACCTGCTCGCGCCGATGCCCACATCGGAATCCGAATTGACGGTCACCGCAACGGCTTCGGAGGCAGTCGACACCGAGGTCGGACGCGTCGTGCCGGTCAGCGTGCTGATCACCGATGCCGAGGGCACCGAACTGGCGCGCCTGGAAGAGCGGTTCGCCATCCGCGGCCGCACCGGTGCCGTCGAGCTGGAGGACCCGGTCCGTGCCGGCGGCGCGATGACCGACAACGCCACCGACACCCCACGTCGCCGTCGCCGTGACGTCACCCTGACCGCGCCCACCGATATGAGCGCGTTCGCCGTGGTGTCCGGTGACCACAACCCGATCCACACCGACCGCGCCGCAGCGCTTCTGGCCGGGCTCAAGGGCCCGATCGTGCACGGCATGTGGCTGTCGGCCGCCGCTCAGCACGTGGTGACCGCCACCGACGGCCGCGCCACCCCGCCGGCCCGCCTGGTGGGCTGGACCTCCCGCTTTTTGGGCATGGTCCTGCCCGGTGACGAGATCGAATTCCGCGTCGACCGGGTCGGCATCGACCGTGGTGCAGAAATCATCGAGGTCACCGCGAAGGTTGGCGGCGATCTGGTGATGGCCGCGTCCGCACAGCTGGCCGCCCCGAAGACGGTGTACGCCTTCCCCGGTCAGGGCATCCAGCACAAGGGCATGGGCATGGAGGTCCGGGCCCGGTCCAAGGCCGCCCGCAAGGTCTGGGACATCGCCGACAAGTTCACCCGCGACACGCTGGGCTTCTCGGTGCTGCACGTGGTCAAGGACAACCCGACCAGCCTGATCGCCTCCGGTGTGCACTACCACCACCCCGAGGGTGTGCTGTACCTGACGCAGTTCACCCAGGTCGCCATGGCGACGGTGGCCGCCGCACAGGTCGCCGAGATGCGCGAGCAGGGTGCCTTCGTCGAAGGCGCCATCGCGTGTGGGCACTCCGTCGGTGAATACACCGCTCTGGCTTGCGTTTCCGGTGTCTACGAGCTGCCCGCGCTGCTCAAGGTGGTCTTCCACCGCGGCTCCAAGATGCACGACATCGTGCCGCGCGACGAGAAGGGCCGCTCCAACTACCGGTTGGCCGCGATCCGCCCGTCCCAGATCGACCTGCCCGATGACGATGTCACGGCGTTCGTCGAGGAGATCTCCGAGCGCACCGGCGAATTCCTGCAGATCGTGAACTTCAACCTGCGGGGCTCGCAGTACGCCATCGCCGGCACCGTGCGCGGTCTGGAAGCTCTGGAGGAGGAGATCGAGCGGCGCCGCGAGATCAGCGGCGGCAAGCGCTCGTTCATCCTGGTGCCCGGTATCGACGTGCCGTTCCACTCCGAGGTGCTGCGTGTCGGTGTGGCCGACTTCCGCCGCTCCCTGGAGCGCGTCATGCCGACCGACGCCGACCCGGACCTGCTGGTGGGCAAGTACATCCCGAACCTGGTGCCGCGGCCGTTCACCCTGGACCGCGACTTCATCCAGGAGATCCGCGACCTGGTGCCCGCCGAGCCGCTCGACGAGATCCTCGCCGACTACGACACCTGGCGTAACGAGCGTCCGCGCGAGCTGATGCGCAAGATCGTGATCGAGCTGCTGGCATGGCAGTTCGCCAGCCCGGTGCGCTGGATCGAGACCCAGGACCTGCTGTTCATCGAAGAGGCCGCCGGCGGTCTCGGGGTGGAGCGGTTCGTCGAGATCGGCGTCAAGACCGCGCCGACCGTGGCGGGGCTGGCGACCAACACGCTGAAGCTGCCCGAGTACTCGCACAACACCACCGAGGTGCTCAACGCCGAGCGTGACGCCGCGGTGCTGTTCGCCACCGACACCGACCCGGAGCCCGATGAGGAGGTGGCCGCCACCGAGGCGGCACCGACGGCCGCGGCTCCCGCAGCCGCACCGGCACCGGCCGCCGCACCCAGCGGTGGCCCGCGCCCCGACGACATCGGCTTCGACGCTGCCGACGCCACTCTGGTGCTCATCGCGCTGGCATCCAAGATGCGCCTCGACCAGATCGAGCCGCTGGATTCCATCGAATCCATCACCGACGGTGCGTCCTCGCGGCGTAACCAGATGCTGGTGGACCTGGGCTCCGAGCTCAACCTCGGCGCCATCGACGGCGCGGCCGAAGCCGATCTGGCCGGCCTCAAGGCGCAGGTGACCAAGTTGGCCCGTACCTACAAGCCGTTCGGGCCGGTGCTGTCGGACTCGATCAACGATCAGCTGCGGACCGTCTTCGGACCGTCCGGCAAGCGTCCGGCCTACATCAACGAACGTGTCTCCAAGACATGGGAACTGGGCCCCGGCTGGACCAAGCACGTCACCGCCGAGGTGGCGCTGGGCACCCGCGAGGGTTCCAGTGTCCGCGGCGGCAACATGGGCGGCCTGCACGACGGTGCGCTCGCCGACGCCGCTTCCGTCGACAAGGTGATCGACGCGGCGGTGCAGGCGGTCGGTGCCCGCAAGGGCATCCCGGTCAGCCTGCCGTCCTCCGGCGCGGCCGCCGGCGGCGTGGTCGACTCGGCGGCGCTCGGCGAGTTCGCCGAGCAGGTCACCGGACCCAACGGTGTGCTGGCCAACGCCGCGCGCACGATCCTGGGCCAGCTCGGACTGGACAACCAGGTCAGCGCCGAGGAAACCGTCAGCGATGCCGATCTGATCGACCTGGTCACCACCGAACTCGGTTCGGACTGGCCGCGTCTGGTGTCCCCGGTGTTCGACGCCCGCAAGGCCGTGGTGTTCGACGACCGGTGGGCAAGTGCCCGTGAGGATCTGGCCCGGTTCTGGCTGCTCGACGAGAGCGAGATCGACGCCGACTGGCAGCGCCTGTCGCAGAGCTTCGAGGGTGCGGGCAACATCGTCGGCACCCAGGCCAGTTGGTGGCAGGGCCGGGCACTGGCCCACGGCCGCAACGTGCACGCCGCGCTGTACGGCCGCGCCGCCGCCGGTGCGGAGAACCCGGACAAGGGTGGCTACGCCAACGAGGTCGCCGTGGTGACGGGTGCCTCGAAGGGGTCGATCGCCGCATCGGTGGCCGCCCAGCTGCTGGAGGGTGGCGCCACCGTCATCGCCACCACGTCGCGACTCGACGATGACCGGCTGGCGTTCTACCGCACGCTCTACCGCGATCACGCCCGCTTCAACGCCACCCTGTGGGTGGTCCCGGCCAACATGGCGTCCTACTCGGATATCGACGCACTGGTCGAGTGGGTCGGCAACGAGCAGACCGAGAACCTGGGTCCCAAGGCGATTCACCTCAAGGACGCGCAGAACCCGACGCTGCTGTTCCCGTTCGCCGCACCGCGGGTGGGTGGGGATCTCTCCGATGCCGGTGCGCGCTCCGAGATGGAGATGAAGGTCCTGCTGTGGGCCGTGCAGCGGCTCATCGCCGGCCTGTCGCATCTGGGCGCCGAGCGTGACATCGCCTCACGTCTGCACGTGGTGCTGCCGGGCTCGCCCAACCGGGGCATGTTCGGTGGTGACGGCGCCTACGGCGAGGCCAAGGCCGCCCTCGATGCCGTGGTCACCCGCTGGAAGGCCGAAACCTCGTGGAGCCAGCGTGTTTCGCTGGCGCACGCGCTGATCGGCTGGACCAAGGGCACCGGTCTGATGGGCCACAACGACGCCATCGTCGGCGCCGTCGAAGAGGCCGGTCTGACCACCTACACCACCGCAGAGATGGCCTCGAAGCTGTTGGCGCTGTGCGATATCGAGTCCAAGGTCGCCGCCGCCCGGGCGCCGATCGAGGTCGACATGACCGGCGGTCTCGGCGAGATCGAGATCGACATGGCCGAGCTGGCCGCCAAGGCCCGCGAGGAGATGTCCGCCGCGGCCGACGATGACGACGACGATGACGAGGCCGGAAAGATCCGCGCCCTGCCCTCGCCGCCGCGCGGATACACCGCGGCACCGCCGCCGGCGTGGGACGACCTGGACGTCGACCCCGCCGATCTGGTGGTGATCGTCGGTGGCGCCGAGCTCGGACCGTACGGTTCCTCGCGGACCCGCTTCGAGATGGAGGTTTCCGGCGAGCTGTCGGCCGCCGGCGTCCTGGAGCTGGCCTGGACCACCGGGCTGGTCAAGTGGGAGGACGATCCCAAGCCGGGTTGGTACGACACCGAGACCGGTGATCTGGTCGACGAGTCCGAACTGGTCGAGCGCTACCACGATGCCGTGGTCGCCAAGGTCGGCATCCGCGAGTTCATCGATGATGGGGCGATCACCTCGGATCACACCGCACCGCTGCTGGTGTCGGTGTTCCTCGACAAGGACTTCAGCTTCGTGGTGTCCTCGGAGGCGGATGCTCGCGGTTTCGCCCAGTCCGATCCGGAGCACACCGTCATCGCGCCGCTCCCCGACAGCGGCGACTGGCAGGTGACCCGCAAGGCGGGCACCGAGATTCGGGTGCCCCGCAAGGCGAAGATGTCGCGCACGGTCGGCGCCCAGGTGCCTACCGGGTTCGACCCGACCGTGTACGGCGTGAGCCAGGACATGGCGAGTTCTGTCGACCGTCTCGCGCTGTGGAACCTGGTCACGACGGTGGACGCGTTCCTGTCGGCGGGCTTCACACCGTCGGAGCTGATGCGCTGGGTGCACCCGAGCCTGGTGGCCTGCACGCAGGGCACAGGTATCGGTGGACTCACCTCGATGCAGCGAATGTTCCACGGCAACCTGCTGGGTCAGAGCAAGCCGAACGACATCCTGCAGGAGGTGCTGCCGAACGTCTTCGCCGGCCACGTGGTGCAGTCCTACATCGGCAGCTACGGCTCGATGATCCACCCGGTCGCGGCGTGCGCCACGGCGGCGGTGTCGGTCGAGGAGGGTGTCGACAAGATCCAGCTGGGCAAGGCCGAGTTCGTGGTCGCCGGTGGTTACGACGACCTGACGCTGGAGGCCGTGACCGGTTTCGGCGACATGTCGGCCACCGCGGATACCGAGGTCATGCGTGCCAAGGGCATCAGCGATGCGAAGTTCTCCCGCGCCAACGATCGTCGCCGGCTCGGGTTCGTCGAATCCCAGGGTGGCGGAACGATTCTGCTGACCCGCGGT
- a CDS encoding nitrate/nitrite transporter, which yields MRPWIIWATGLLAYIVAVLNRTTLGVSGLEAGDRFHAGPSVLSTFVVLQIIVYAGAQVPAGVLLDRYGSKLLIISGAALMVTGQLAIALTDSLPLALAARAVVGLGDAVTFISVLRLVPHWFPAKRVPLLTQLTGISGQLGQVLSAVPFLALLGVNGWTSAYLTVTAFGVLTMVLAAAVLQNTPSGRLVTTETMNVRDTMASLRTVWMRPGTRLGFFTHMGTQFSVTAFALMWGVPYVTTAQGQTRAVAGMLLTISVVTAISAGVVLGILTGRYPHKRSMMVLAIIGSNALIWTVVLAIPGQAPLWLLVLLVVIISVGGPGSMVGFDFARTFNPSATLGTAQGFVNMGGFLASLLLMQAMGWILDAAGGYSTDSFRLAWTLQYVVWVLAVIGILITRRKARRLMKAEQERSLLETFEPAGR from the coding sequence GTGCGTCCCTGGATCATCTGGGCGACCGGACTACTCGCCTACATCGTGGCGGTGCTCAACCGCACCACGCTCGGAGTGTCCGGGCTGGAGGCCGGCGACCGCTTCCACGCAGGTCCCAGCGTGCTGTCGACGTTCGTGGTGCTGCAGATCATCGTCTACGCGGGTGCCCAGGTGCCTGCCGGCGTGCTGCTCGACCGCTACGGCTCCAAGCTCCTCATCATCTCCGGCGCCGCGTTGATGGTGACCGGCCAGCTCGCGATCGCACTCACCGATTCACTGCCCTTGGCGCTGGCCGCGCGCGCCGTCGTCGGGCTCGGGGACGCGGTCACCTTCATCTCCGTTCTGCGGCTGGTGCCGCACTGGTTCCCCGCCAAGCGGGTGCCGCTGCTGACACAGCTGACCGGGATCAGCGGCCAACTCGGTCAGGTGCTGTCGGCGGTGCCGTTCCTGGCATTGCTGGGTGTCAACGGCTGGACCTCGGCCTACCTCACCGTGACCGCATTCGGCGTGCTCACCATGGTGCTGGCGGCCGCCGTGCTGCAGAACACCCCGAGCGGCCGTCTGGTGACGACCGAGACCATGAACGTGCGGGACACCATGGCGAGCCTGCGCACCGTGTGGATGCGCCCGGGTACCCGGCTCGGCTTCTTCACCCATATGGGCACCCAGTTCTCGGTCACCGCGTTCGCCCTGATGTGGGGAGTCCCCTACGTCACCACCGCGCAGGGCCAGACCCGTGCGGTGGCCGGCATGTTGCTGACCATCTCGGTGGTGACGGCGATCTCGGCCGGTGTCGTGCTCGGCATCCTCACCGGCCGGTATCCGCACAAGCGGTCGATGATGGTGCTGGCCATCATCGGCAGCAACGCGCTCATCTGGACGGTCGTGCTGGCCATCCCCGGCCAGGCGCCGCTGTGGCTGCTGGTGCTGCTCGTCGTGATCATCTCCGTCGGCGGGCCGGGCTCGATGGTCGGATTCGATTTCGCCCGCACGTTCAACCCGAGCGCGACCCTGGGCACCGCGCAGGGCTTCGTCAACATGGGCGGGTTCCTGGCCTCGCTGCTGCTGATGCAGGCGATGGGTTGGATTCTCGACGCCGCCGGCGGCTACTCCACCGACTCGTTCCGGCTGGCGTGGACGCTGCAATACGTGGTGTGGGTGCTCGCCGTCATCGGCATCCTGATCACCCGCCGCAAGGCGCGGCGCCTGATGAAGGCCGAGCAAGAACGGTCGCTGCTGGAGACCTTCGAGCCGGCCGGACGCTAA
- a CDS encoding low temperature requirement protein A, with protein MSGRDPHEQHRAATPLELLFDLTFVVAFGVAASEFAHAMAAGHVPAGLAGFGFVMFAVCWAWINFTWFASAYDTDDWVYRLMTMLQMVGVLILTLGIPDVYASLEHGGHVDNVVMVAGYVVMRVAMMGQWLRAARQDPARRSACLTYVAAISVAQLGWIAAIFVHTSLSVTLLIMVVLIGVEMLGPVIAERRAGGTPWHAHHISERYGLMAIIALGEGVVGTVASLSAVVHDQGWTTDAILVALAGIGLTFGMWWLFFMVPSAELLHAHRETSFWFGYLPILLFGAIVGTGAGLHVAAYYLEEHSELGSVGTVLSVVIPVAVYIGLIYLLHSLLLRSVNAVHLLLAALTAAVLVGAVLLALSGVSMAVCLVVVTAAPAVAVIGDEWVGHRRTAAAVAARTGT; from the coding sequence ATGTCGGGTCGCGATCCGCACGAGCAGCACCGGGCAGCGACTCCGCTGGAGTTGTTGTTCGACCTCACCTTCGTGGTGGCGTTCGGCGTCGCCGCATCGGAGTTCGCGCACGCGATGGCCGCGGGGCATGTACCGGCGGGCCTGGCGGGCTTCGGGTTTGTGATGTTCGCCGTCTGCTGGGCGTGGATCAACTTCACCTGGTTCGCCTCCGCCTACGACACCGATGACTGGGTGTACCGGCTGATGACGATGCTGCAGATGGTCGGTGTGCTGATCCTGACTCTCGGCATACCGGACGTGTACGCCTCGCTGGAGCACGGCGGGCACGTCGACAACGTGGTGATGGTGGCCGGATATGTGGTGATGCGGGTCGCCATGATGGGGCAGTGGCTGCGCGCGGCGCGGCAGGATCCCGCGCGCCGCAGTGCCTGTCTGACCTATGTCGCGGCGATCTCGGTTGCTCAACTCGGATGGATTGCCGCCATTTTCGTGCACACCTCGCTGTCGGTGACGCTGTTGATCATGGTGGTACTCATCGGCGTGGAGATGCTGGGTCCGGTGATCGCGGAGCGCCGGGCCGGCGGTACCCCATGGCACGCCCACCACATCTCCGAAAGATATGGCCTGATGGCGATCATCGCGCTGGGGGAGGGAGTGGTCGGCACCGTGGCGAGCCTGTCCGCGGTGGTGCATGACCAGGGCTGGACCACGGACGCGATCCTGGTGGCGCTGGCCGGAATCGGGTTGACCTTCGGCATGTGGTGGCTGTTCTTCATGGTGCCCTCGGCCGAACTGCTGCACGCACATCGCGAGACGTCGTTCTGGTTCGGCTATCTGCCCATCCTGCTGTTCGGCGCGATCGTCGGCACCGGTGCCGGGCTGCACGTTGCGGCGTACTACCTGGAAGAGCATTCCGAACTCGGTTCGGTGGGCACGGTGTTGTCGGTGGTGATCCCGGTGGCGGTCTACATCGGGTTGATCTACCTGCTGCACTCGCTGTTGTTGCGCAGCGTCAACGCGGTGCACCTGCTGCTTGCGGCGCTGACCGCGGCCGTCCTGGTGGGTGCGGTACTGCTGGCGCTGTCGGGTGTCTCGATGGCGGTCTGCCTGGTGGTCGTCACGGCAGCACCCGCGGTGGCGGTGATCGGCGACGAATGGGTCGGGCACCGCCGGACGGCGGCCGCGGTCGCCGCCCGCACCGGGACTTAG